GTTGATTCGCTTCATTTCGCGCCTGGTACAGGCGTCTCTTCCGCCGCAAAGGAGGCGATTAAGCGGGGCTTGAACTGCACCGCATCGCACGATGTGAGCGCGTAGCGGACGCCCTCCAGTTCGCCGTCAAAAGCGCTCTTGATGCTGGGGCCGTGCAGGTGCCCATACACCACCTGGCGCACGCCAAAGCGCTGAAAGAGCTCTGTAAAGCCCGAGGGGCTGCGCGTCTCGTTAAAGGGCGGATAGTGGATCATGGCGATGATAGGATGCCCGCTTTTTTCCGCCTGCGCAAGCGACATCTCCATGCGGATCAGCTCGCGCCTGTAAATCTTCTCATCCTCGGGCGAATAGCTGACTTCGTTGGGGCACAGCCAGCC
Above is a window of Maliibacterium massiliense DNA encoding:
- a CDS encoding metallophosphoesterase, giving the protein MKVYAVSDLHLSGAAPKAMDIFGAHWKNHFDKISEAWRQMVAPEDVVLIAGDISWAMNLHDAAVDLAAIGALPGRKVLIKGNHDYWWSSISRIRGMLSCGMHVLQNDAVDFGCVTIAGTRGWLCPNEVSYSPEDEKIYRRELIRMEMSLAQAEKSGHPIIAMIHYPPFNETRSPSGFTELFQRFGVRQVVYGHLHGPSIKSAFDGELEGVRYALTSCDAVQFKPRLIASFAAEETPVPGAK